The following DNA comes from Ornithobacterium rhinotracheale DSM 15997.
TCAATATGCCAGTATGATGCACCATATTTTGTAGATTCAGAGGGGGACATGTTTAGAGCTGATAAGTGGAGAATTGGAAACAAATATTGTGCTGATTTACCCACAAATGTAAAAATAAAAGGATTTGCGGAAATGATAGATGTTCCCAAGTCGGTAAAAAGTATAGAGTATTTTAATTTACCTTATAGTCAAGAAACTCCTAAAAGAACTAATGGAGAGAATGAAGCTCGAAAGATTAAAATCAGTTGGAAATAAATTATAAACTAAAAAGCCCCACACATTGCGGGGCTTTTTTTGTTAAAAAAATCTTGTGTTTCGGAAATTTTATAATTTTACAACTTCGTGATTAATGATAAAATTATTCAAAAATGAAAAGATATTTGTTTTTTGCAGCTTTTCGGATTATATTTTTCTCTGTACTGGGGAGTCTTTTTTTAGCTTATATTGTATTTTTATTTAGTGCTCGCTCAAACGAACATAGACATTCTTGTGATATGTCAGGAATCATTATTGGAATGTATCTCATGGTGGCATTATTGGGCTCTATTTCAAGTTCAATTTTTATTTTTTTAAATTTAATCAAGAATGTTAGGGAAAATAAATGGTACAATATACTATCTTTTTCAGCTTATTTATTCTTTGTTTTCTTGATACTTATTGAGCCAGATGCTTCAGAATTTCTTATTCTCGTTCCCAGTTTATTGCCTCTTTGTTTAATTTCTGTTTATGAGTATTTTCGTTTTAAGAAGAAATATTTGATTAAAAACTAAAAATTTACACCTGTTACATCACAGGGCTTTTTTACACTTAATAAATCCAAAAATTGACAAAAATCAAATCGTAGATACAAAAAAGTTTCTGCGATTTTTTTGTATCTTTACAAAGATAAATCAATTTTAAAAAAGAAAACATGAGTAAAAAATATGCTTTAGGCGTGGATGTAGGCGGTAGCCATATCAGCTGTTGTGCAGTGGATATGGATACTCAAAAATTGGTAAAAGAAAGTTTCAAAAGAGAAAAACTCTCGCATACCGATACCAAAGAAAATATTTTAAAAACATGGGCAAAGGCAATCAACGAGTGTATGGAAAGCGTGGGCGTAGACAATGTGCTCGGTTTGGGCTTTGCAATGCCAGGGCCATTTAATTATAAAGAAGGTATCTCAATGCTTGAGCACAAATATCCCAATCTGTATAAAACACATATTCCTACGGCTTTAAACGAATATTTAATCCAAAAACAAGAAATGCGATTCTTGAACGACGCCTCTGCATTTGCGGTGGGCGTGGCTTGGATAGGCAAAGGAAAAGGCAAAGAGAAAGTAGTAGTCATTACGCTTGGAACGGGCTTTGGTAGTGCATATATCGATGGGGGCGTGCCTATCGTGGAGCGTGAAGATGTAGCACCAGAAGGCTGTTTGTGGCATTTGAAATTCAAAGATGGTATTGCCGATGAGTACTTTAGCACCCGCTGGTTTACAGGGGAATACGAAAAGAGAACGGGCAAAGCCATTCAAGGGGTAAAAGATGTGATTGATACGCCATTGAAAGATGAATTATTTACCGAGTTTGGTGAGAATTTAGGAAACTTCATTGCACCTTGGCTTAATAAATTTAATGCCGATATCTTAGTCATGGGCGGAAACATTTCGCTTGCCTATCCACATTTTGAAAAAACATTGCTCGAAACTTTAAAACAAAACGGAAACCAAACGCCTGTGGCTGTTTCAGAACTAATGGAAGATGCCGCGATGATTGGTGCCGCACGCACTTTTGACGAAACTTATTGGGCAAAAGTGAAAGACAATTTACCTAAGTTTTAGATTTTTAATCAATTAAATTGTGTTATTATGGGAATGTGTGCTTGTTATTATTTGTTAAATAAGGAAGATGAACTTTTAAATCTTTCGAGCAAAGGCGAAGAGGAATTGTTAGATTATATTGAGGAAAATTTAAGCGAAAGCGAAGACCTTGTAGATATTGATAAAATGTGGGATGCGTTGCACTTTGTGTTTACTGGCTCCGAGTGCGGCATTGATTTGGAAAATCCTTTATCCATTGCCGTAGCAGGAGAAATTGAATTAGAAATCAGCGATGGACTCGTGGCATTGGTAAGTAAAGAAAAAATCCCCCAAGTGGTAAAAGCACTTTCCGAATTTGATATGCCTAAGGCGTTAGCAAATTTCAGTATGCAAAAATGCAAAGAGGCAGAGATATATCCTAATATTTGGGATTATGAGGAGGAATTGGAAGAAATAAGAGAAGAATTGCAAGATGCATACAACGAGCTTTTAGCTTTCTATCAAAAGGCAGAAGAACAAGGAAAAAGCGTTCTTATAACTATTTATTAAGACAAAGACAATTTACCTAAGTTTTAAAAAATATGATTTTAAATGATTTTCTTCCTCGTTTTTGATGAAATGAGGAAGAATTTTCATTAAATGAAAACAATAATAAATTCTTGAATTAATGAAAAAAATACTTTTTGCTTTAGCATTTGTATGCTTTTATGCTCAAATACAAGCGCAAGTCAATGAATATCCTACCAGCCCCGTGGATTATGTAAATCCGCTCATGGGTACGGATTCCAAATTTGCGCTCTCCAACGGGAACACCTATCCCGCCATTGGTCGGCCATGGGGCATGAACCTCTGGACGCCACAGACCAATAAAAATGGCGACGGCTGGGTGTATCAATACAGTGCTGATAAAATCAACGGGTTTAAACAAACACATCAGCCTTCGCCGTGGATGAACGATTATGGAGCCTTTGCCATTATGCCCATTGTGGGTAAATTACGATTTGAGGAAGGTGATCGCGCCAGCTGGTATTCGCACAAGACAGAGGAAACCACTCCGTATGATTATAAAGTGTATCTGGCAGATGAGGACATCACTGCCGAATTAGCCCCAACGGAGCGTGCGGCGATTCTGCAATTTACTTATCCTAAAACCGATTCTGCCATGATTGTGGTAGATGCTTATCACAAAGGCTCTTGGGTGAAATACTTGCCTAAAGAAAACAAAATTGTGGGCTACAACACCTTTAACAATGGTGGCGTGGCAGATAATTTTAAAAATTATTTTGTGATAGAATTAAGCCAAAAACCAGATTTTTATAAAACTTGGAACAATGGCAAATTTGAAAATTCTCCCGAGGTGAAAAGCGAAAGAGCGGGTATTGTCGTAGGTTTTAATAAAACTAAAAAAGGCGAAAAAATCATTTGCCGTGTGGCATCATCGTTCATCAGTTTGGAGCAAGCCGAGCAAAATTTAAAAGCTGAATTAGGCTCAAAATCTTTAGCCCAAGTAAAAGAAGAAGGTAAAAAGGAGTGGAACGAAGTTTTGTCTAAAGTCTTGGTAAAAGGTGGCGACGAAAACCAAATGCGCACTTTTTATTCTTGCTTGTATCGCATGGTGTTTTTCCCGCTTAGAATGTACGAAATCACTCAAAATGGCGACATCGTACACTACAGTCCGCAAAACGGAAAAGTGGAAAAAGGCTATAAATTTGCAGGGACAGGCTTTTGGGATACTTTCAGAGCCTTGTATCCTTTCTTAAACTTGATGTATCCTTCGATCAATAAGCAAATGCAAGAAGGCTTAATCAATGATTACAAAGAAGGCGGCTGGTTGCCAGAATGGTCTTCGCCAGGCTATCGTGGAATCATGATTGGTAACAATTCGGCATCGGTGGTGGCAGAGGCTTACATCAAAGGTTTGCGTGGCTACGACATCGAAACGCTATACGAGGCACTGATTCATGGTGCCAATAACGAAGGTCCCGGAGCTACGGGAAGAAAAGGCGTGGCGTATTATAATCAATTGGGCTATGTGCCAAACGATGTGGACATCAACGAGAATGTGGCGCGTTCGCTTGAGTATGCCTACGATGATTTTGCGATTTATCAATTGGCTAAAGCCTTGAAAAAGCCTAAAAAAGAAATCGAAAAATACCGCAAAAAAGCTTTTAATTATAAAAAATTATTTAAGCCAGAAAATAAATTAATGGCTCCTAAAAACAAAGACGGCAAATTTTCGCCCAACTTCAATCCGTTTTCTTGGGGCGGAGCCTTTACCGAGGGCAACAGCTGGCACTACTCGTGGTCGGTGTTTCAGGACATTGAGGGCTTAAAGAATTTAATGGGCGGAAACCGAGAGTTTGTCCAAATGCTGGATTCTATTTTTGTGATGCCGCCTACTTATGAGGCTTCGTATTATGGCGGAATCATCCACGAAATCAGAGAAATGCAAGTGATGGGCATGGGGCAATATGCACACGGAAATCAGCCGATTCAGCACATGATTTATTTGTATGATTATGCGGGTGAGCCGTGGAAAACCCAAAAATGGGCACGCGAGGTGATGAACCGCATGTACAACGCAAATCCAGATGGCTATTGTGGCGATGAGGACAATGGGCAAACATCGGCTTGGTATGTGTTCTCTGCCCTGGGCATGTATCCCGTAACGCCTGCTTACCCTGAGTATGCACTGGGCGCACCATTGTTCAAAGAAGCGACTTTAAGTTTTGAAAATGGCAAAAAATTAAAAATTGAAGCACCAAACAATTCAGCCCAAAACCGCTATGCCGACAAGGTGTGGGTGAATGGTAAATTGTATGATAAAAACTATTTCAATCATTTTGATTTGCTCAAAGGCGGTGTCATTAAATTCGACATGCAAGCCGAGCCCAATAAAAAGCGTGGCACGAGCAAAAACGCTTATCCTTTCTCAATGAGCTTGGAGCGATAATATGTTAAAAGGTTTTGCTATACGGCAAAACCTTTTTAAATTTACTAAAGTGAAATTTTGAATCATGAAAAAATTGTTTACTTTATTTTTAGGGCTGTGGATGATAAATGCAGTTTTTGCAGAGTGTGCATCAGGAAATCTGATAGCTTTTCCTCAGAATGAAAAAGTGAGCCAAAATAGCCTTTTTATGATTGAGGGCTATATGCTTTATCAAGATATAGTTCAATTTTTGGGCAATAAATATCCTGTGTATTTGAAAAGTGAGCAAGAAAAAATTCCGCTGCAAGTGGTGGAGTATTGCAAGGGGGAATATGATTTAGAGCAAGTGATACTCAAGCCTCAAAGGCTTCCCAAAGCAGGTGTTACCTATGTGCTTTTTGTAGACAATCTGCCAGAATATTTAAATACTTATGAAAATGGAAAAAGGCTTAAAAATCGGAGGCTTAATACATATTATATCTTAAATGAACAAGATACAAAAAAGCCTACATTAAGTGGAATTCCAAAATTTATGAAAAGTATATTTGAGCAATATGGTTGTGGAAATGATGTATATGCTATTTTTAGTAATTCTGCAAAAGATGATGATTCGGAGATTTGGGTAAAAACGACTGTAAAAAATTTGGACACGGGAGAAGTGATGCAATACTACATTAAGCCCTTTAATGGTAAACTCTATGTGGGACACGGCATGTGTAGTGGTGCTTTCAATTTTGGAGATAGTAAGCAGTTTTCAGTCGTTTTCAGCTTTATGGATTCATCTGGCAATGTGAGTGATGCTAATATTGAGCCTGTCATTTTTGAAAATCCGATATATCACAAGAAAAGTAAATGATTTAAAAAAAATAGGGTCTATCTATCCTTTCTCAATGAGCTTGGAGAGGTAGAGAAATGAGGTTTTTGATAAAAGCAATATGGTGCAGAGCCTTTCTCTCCTATTGCAAATAAAATTTCAGTAAGTGCAAAATAATTCCTATCTTGTGCAAAGCATTTTCCAGCTTGTGCAGAGTTTACACAAGCTTGTGCAAAGGATTTCCCAGATGGGGGAAAGGCAGCACAAGATAGGAAATTGAATACACAACATAATGTAAAGAATTTCCCAGATAGGAAATTCAATATCCTAGATGGTTTTTTAAATATTTGATAATGAATACAATGTTTAACCCTTAAAATAATAAAATTATGGCGAGAAAATCGTATTCAGAGAGCATCACTTCGGCAAAAGTGATGATTGATGCCCTTAAAAATAACAAGGGAAGTTTGCCACAAAAGTTAGACGACGATTTCATCACAAAAATGGAAAACCTCCGCACCAAAGCAGAGACGCTAAACACCGAGCAGGAAAAGCTTAAAGCGGATTTAAAACAAAAAACCGAAGCACTAGACAAGGAACTCAAAGAATTAGAAAAACATTATGCAGAGGCTAAAAAGCGCATTAAGCTAGACTTTCCGCAAACAGCTTGGAAGGAGTTTGGTATTGAGGATAAAAGGTAGAAAAGAGGTTTTTTACAGCACATTTACAGAAAGGTTTTGTCAGCACGGCAGAACCTTTTTGTTTATAACTAAAACCTTCGTTATTTAACGATTCTTCTTCCCCAAATGATTGGTATACAAAAACACGGGGATTAAAATCAAAAGCATCACAGGCTGAATAATCAATCGGCGAATGTAGAAACCTGCCGTAAAGCCTAAACTTGAAAATTCCGTTTTTAAACTATAATAATACAAGCCAAAAAACACCAAGGCACCCACCACATACACCAGCGCACTGAATTGCACATAGGCTTTTTTGTTGAAAATGAAAGCAATGATGCCGAGCGAAATGAGGGTGTTTAAGCCATATCTTAAAAGCATACTGAACAGGTGTTTGCCCAAGTCTATCTCGGGAAATGCCACATGATGATAATCCGTTTTGAAATAAGCCAAAAGCGGGTCGTAGAACAATTCGGTTTGGAAAAAGCGAACTGCCATCAGCGCAAAAATCAATACAACGATAAGTGCCCAGCGTAGAAATTTCATCAGTTTTTATTTTTTAGTACAAAAAACACAATCCAGATAATCCACAACACCACTACCATTCCGTAAATAATGGCAGGGAACAGATAATCGTGCGCCAATTCGCTGTATTCGGCGTGGTAGGCAAAAATATAATTGAGGATTGCAATGCGTGTAATATTGGTAAAATGCAGCAAAATCACCCCTCCCACCGAATACAAGAAACTCGGCAAAAGCTTTTTGGAAAATGCAATGATAAACGAGACGAAAATAATCATAATCGCAATGGCATTGCACCCTTCGTTTATGATACATACATAGCGGTCATTCAGCAAGAAACGGCGAAAAGTCTCTCCTGCTATCTGTTCAGAATTGGCATTGAAGCCCAGCCACTGCATCACTTGTGCGGTGCTTTCTGCCACCCAAGCCGTGAACGGATCGGCAATTTGTTTTAACTCAGAAAAATGTTGCAAATACTGGCTATACAACAAAGTGAGCACAATATAAGCGATAAAGAATTTGGCAATGAGCCACAATGCGGGTTTAAATTCCTTTAAATTCATAATTAAATGCAAATGTAGAAGATTATTTTTTATTTTTGCTTTAAATTCAGAATTATGAGCGATTTAAAAAAGAGAATTGATACGATTCTTGAGGCAAATCAAGAATTAGATAGCACTTTACAAAAGATTTGTAAATTGTTGTATGATGAGGTAAAGCACTTTAACTGGGTAGGCTTTTACTTTAAAAATGGAGACAAACAAGAGCTAAAGTTAGGACCTTACGAAGGTGCCCCAACCGAGCACACCATTATCCCATATGGCAAAGGAATTTGCGGACAAGTGGCGGTGAGCAACGAGACTTTTATCTCGCAAGATGTGTATGCCGAGGAAAACTATTTGGCGTGTAGCATTGAGACCAAGGCAGAAATCGTGGTGCCAATTTTTAAAAACGGAGAAAATGTAGGGCAAATCGATATTGATTCGCATTATGCCAATTCCATCAGCAAGGAAGATGAGGAGTTGCTCAATTACATTTGCGAGCGTGTAGGGAAAATGCTTTAAAATCGGATTTTTTTAAAATAATATTAAAAAACAAGGGCGATTGCTGAAAGCAATCGCCCTTCTCTTTTATTAAAGTTTATAATCTTAAAAATTAAGGTAAAACTTCTTTCATAATGTAGCCTTGTGAGCCGTTTGGCATAGGGATACTCAATTTTTGAGAAAGCGTAGGAGCCACATCGGTAATGTTATAACGAGTGAAGCTTTCGCCTGGTTTCACTTTCCAGCCATACCAAATGTTTGGCACATGCGTGTCGTATAGGTAAGTAGTCCCGTGAGTGGTACCTTTGGCACCGTATTCCATGTATTGCGGATCTAGCAATACAACGATGTCTCCGTTTTGTTTAGGGTCGTAGCCACGCTCGATTAAGCTTAAATTGTAATCAGTTGGGTTTCCTCGCAAGATGTCATTTCGGGAGTAGGTGCGTGCCACAAATGGTTTTTCGTTTGCCCAGTCGCATACTTCTCGAACAATTTTGTCGTAATCCCATTTTTTGTTTTTAATCAATTCATCGTTCAAGTAGATGTTTTGATTAGAATAATTGGTGATTAATTCTTTGCCATAAATCGGTGCAAAGTGCTCTTGCATTTCTTTGAAGAATGCTTTGTAATCCAAATTTTTTACATGGTATTTATGGTCGAGCAAAAAGTTTGGATTTTCTGCCGCAGCGTGGTCGGCACTCAAGAAAAGTAAATAATTGCCTTTACCCACTTTTTCGTCGAGGAAGTTAAGCAAATCGGCAATGTTTAAATCCAATCTTAAATAAGTATCTTGGATCTCCATGGAGCGAGTGGCAAAGTTGTGTCCTACATAGTCGGTAGAGGAGAAGCTCACTGCTAAGAAATCTGTAAATTCGCCTTTTCCTAGATTTTCATGCTCTATGGCTTCTTTGGCTAAATGTGCCACCATGTCGTTCCCGTAAGGCGTGGTTTTTAGCACGCTGTAATTACCAGTTTTTTTAGCAACTTTCTTTAAATCATAAGGGAATACAGGCTTGTCTAGCCCAGGGAATCCCGCTTCGTATGGAGTGAAGTCTGGAGTGCTTTCGTCGTATTCTTTAGCGTCTTTAAGCAATTTCCAGCCTTGTTTTATAAATTTTTCTGGTTCTTTTTTAGCATTATAATTTTTTACCCATTGTGGCAACTCTTTCATGTAAAATGTACTTGAAATAAAGTTGCAATTTTTATCCATCCAGTAAGCCGCATCGGCAAAGTGCCCAGCGGGCAAAATTGCGCCACGATCTTTTACCGAAATCCCAATTACCTTTCCGCGGAAGTTGTTGTTAAGTTTCAAAGCATCAGTTACGGTAGTGGCTTTTAGACGGTGCGGAGACATTCTCCCTTGTTTGTCATCTGGAGCGATGCCTACACTCTGCATATTGTTGTCTGAAGTGCAATACACAAAATCCTTCTCGCCACGGTGGTACCAAGAGTTTCCTACAATGCCATGAATGGCAGGCGTAGTCCCTGTATAGAGGCTAGAGTGTCCTGGTGCCGTGTAAGTAGGCATATAATTGTAGTGTGTGTTTTTGAAATTAAAGCCCTCTCTCATCAGTCGTTTAAAACCATCGTTAGAGAAATCGCTGTTGTAGCGGTACAGATAATCGGGGCGCATTTGATCTACCACGATACCCACCACGAGTTTGGGCTGTTCTACTTGTGCATTGGTAAGGCATAGCACGCTGAGTGCTAGGCTACTAATTGTTTTTTTCATTTGCTTTAATTGTTCTTAAATAATTTAAGGGCTAATCTACTAAAAATTATAGAAAATGTGGAATAAATTGAATTAAAAAATGTTTAAATTTTACTTTTTGAAAGCCTGCTGTGGGGCTACATAAATATTTTTTTTAATTCTAATGTTAAATCTCAAAAAAAGGTTTTCAACAATAGGTGTTTGATAATTCATCTAAGCCACATCCACACAAGATTTGAGCCCATTTTTGAACATTCAAGGGGATTTTGAAAATTGTCTTTTAAGTAAGTTTTCTATAACTTAGACCACTCGTTTGCGAGGAGAAACTTGCGAAAAATCATTTAATTATTTAATATACAAAAGTTTATACATCATGGGCGTTTTTGATAAAAGAATAAATTACAAACCATTTGAGTATCCAGAGATACTACAATTTACCGAGGCTATTAACAAATCATTTTGGGTGCATTCAGAGGTAGATTTCACAGCCGATATTCAGGATTTTCATTCCCAAATATCGGAGCAAGATCGCAATGCTGTGAAAAACAGCTTGCTAGCCATTGCACAAATCGAAGTAGCTGTGAAAACTTTCTGGGGAAATCTTTACAAACATATGCCAAAACCAGAGATGAATGGATTAGGGGCTACTTTTGCAGAATGCGAATTTAGGCACTCAGAGGCATATTCAAGATTGCTTGAGGTTTTGGGTTACAACGATGAGTTTGAAAAAGTGATCGAAGTACCTGTCATCAGAAAAAGAATCGAATACCTAAACGAGGCGTTAAAAGATGCCAATTCAGAAGACCACAAAGCTTATGTAATGTCGCTTTTGATGTTTAGTATCTTGATTGAAAATGTTTCATTGTTTAGTCAATTTGCTATTATTCTTTCGTTTACAAGATTTAGGGGCTACATGAAAAATGTTTCAAATATCATCGCATGGACTTCTGTAGACGAGCAAATTCACGCCAATGCAGGGATTTATTTAATTAATAAAATTAAAGAAGAACAACCCGAATTGTTGCAAGAAAACGAAGAGGCTCAGATCTATGATTTAATCAAGGAATCCATCAACATCGAGGCACAAATCCTAGACTGGATTTTTGAACAAGGCGAAATACCGAATATTACCAAAGAAAATCTACTTAACTTTATGAAATTTAGAGTAGACGATAGTTTGGTGAAAATTGGAATGAAACCATTGTTTAATGTTACCAATGAGGAATACAAAGCCATGGAATGGTTTGAGCAAGAGGTGTTTGCCAATTCGCTCGATGATTTCTTTGCTAAACGCCCAGTGGATTACACCAAGCACGATAAAAGTTTTTCAGCGAATAGTTTGTTCTAAAATAATTTAAGTCATGACAGAAGAGATAAAACAAGAAATGATTTACAATTTCAGTAAAGATTTCAAACTTGGTGAATACATTTATATGGGCATGGGGCTTGTTGGCGAGCATCGCGTGTGTATTTCCGTAGCCTATAAAATTGATTATTGCATCAAAAAAGCCAATCAATTTGTAGAAGCAGATCCTAATGTGAAGTTTACTCACATCAACAAAGTAAAAGTGGGCGAGACCAGTGCTACCCAAAAATTTGAATTATAATTTAAAAACTAAAACATACCAATACAAAAAAACATGTCTGAAGAAAAAACTATATGGTGGCTCAATGAGGAGTCTGAACAAATGCTCAATCGTGGTTATTTGCTAAAAGGCGAAACCGTAGAAGGTGCCATTGAGCGTATCACCACTGCAGCTGCCAAGAGATTATATAAACCAGAACTTCAACCAAGATTCGAGGAGATTATCCGCAAGGGCTGGATGAGCCTTTCTTCTCCCGTTTGGGCAAATATGGGAACCCAGCGAGGTTTGCCGATTTCGTGCTTCAATGTGTATGTGCCAGATAGTATTGAGGGGATTACACACAAGCTAGCAGAGGTGATTATGCAAACCAAAATCGGTGGGGGGACTTCAGGCTATTTTGGAGAATTAAGACACCGCGGAACTGCCGTTACCGATAATGGTAAATCTTCTGGTTCTGTGAGTTTTATGAAGCTTTTTGATACCGCAATGGATGTGGTTTCTCAAGGAGGTGTTCGCCGTGGCGCATTTGCCGCTTACTTAGATATCGACCACCCAGATATCGAGGAGTTTTTACACATTAAAGACATAGGAAACCCAATCCAAAACCTTTTCTATGGCGTTTGTGTACCAGATTATTGGATGAACGATATGATCGAGGGCGACATGGAAAAACGCAGAATTTGGGCTAAAGTGCTTGAATCTCGCCAGAAAAAAGGATTGCCTTATGTATTGTTCTCAGACAATGTCAATCGTCAGAAACCACAAGTCTACAAGGATAACAATATGGTGATTAATTCAAGTAACTTGTGTTCAGAAATTATGTTGCCATCGTCTGTAGATGAGTCGTTTATCTGCTGTTTGTCTTCGATGAACTTAGAGCTTTTCGACGAGTGGAAAGACACCGATGCAGTGCAATTGGCGATTTTCTTCTTAGATGCGGTACTTTCAGAATTCATTGCCAAAACCGAAGGAAATTATTATCTATCTTCAGCCAGAAAATTTGCAATGCGTCACCGTGCATTAGGTTTAGGGGCATTAGGATACCATTCATATTTGCAAAAAAATATGATTCCATTTGAAAGCATGGAGGCAAAACAATTTAATGCCAAAGCTTTTAAATTAATCAGAGATGAAGCCCAAAAAGCAAGCGAGGAGCTAGCCAATATCTATGGCGAACCTGAAATGCTAAAAGAATATGGTCGCAGAAATACCACTTTGATGGCAATTGCACCTACTACTTCGAGCTCTGCAATTTTGGGGCAAACTTCTCCAGGAATTGAGCCATATGCAAGTAACTATTACAAAGCAGGTTTGGCAAAAGGAAACTTTATGCGACAAAACAAATATTTGAAAAAACTATTGGCAGAAAAAGGCATGGATACCGAAGATATTTGGCGAAATATTATGCTGAACCATGGTTCTATCCAGCAATTGGAAGGATTAACTCAGCGAGAGAAAGATGTGTTTAAAACATTCAAAGAAATTTCTCCGATGGAAATCATCACACAAGCCGCTCAGCGTCAGCAGTTCATAGACCAAGCGCAAAGTTTGAACTTGAACATTCCGTCTTCTATGCCAGTAAAGGATGTCAATGCTTTGATGATTGAAGCTTGGCGTTTAGGCGTAAAAACTTTGTATTACCAACGAAGCCAATCTGTTTCTAAAGAATTAATGGTAAACTTCGTAAAATGCGCAAGCTGCGAAGGATAATCTTTAGTAATCTTAAAATAAAAAACGACTTCCGGAACCACAATCCAGAGGTCGTTTTATTTTATCTCAAAAAACACTCAAA
Coding sequences within:
- a CDS encoding ROK family protein encodes the protein MSKKYALGVDVGGSHISCCAVDMDTQKLVKESFKREKLSHTDTKENILKTWAKAINECMESVGVDNVLGLGFAMPGPFNYKEGISMLEHKYPNLYKTHIPTALNEYLIQKQEMRFLNDASAFAVGVAWIGKGKGKEKVVVITLGTGFGSAYIDGGVPIVEREDVAPEGCLWHLKFKDGIADEYFSTRWFTGEYEKRTGKAIQGVKDVIDTPLKDELFTEFGENLGNFIAPWLNKFNADILVMGGNISLAYPHFEKTLLETLKQNGNQTPVAVSELMEDAAMIGAARTFDETYWAKVKDNLPKF
- a CDS encoding YfbM family protein; amino-acid sequence: MGMCACYYLLNKEDELLNLSSKGEEELLDYIEENLSESEDLVDIDKMWDALHFVFTGSECGIDLENPLSIAVAGEIELEISDGLVALVSKEKIPQVVKALSEFDMPKALANFSMQKCKEAEIYPNIWDYEEELEEIREELQDAYNELLAFYQKAEEQGKSVLITIY
- a CDS encoding GH92 family glycosyl hydrolase yields the protein MKKILFALAFVCFYAQIQAQVNEYPTSPVDYVNPLMGTDSKFALSNGNTYPAIGRPWGMNLWTPQTNKNGDGWVYQYSADKINGFKQTHQPSPWMNDYGAFAIMPIVGKLRFEEGDRASWYSHKTEETTPYDYKVYLADEDITAELAPTERAAILQFTYPKTDSAMIVVDAYHKGSWVKYLPKENKIVGYNTFNNGGVADNFKNYFVIELSQKPDFYKTWNNGKFENSPEVKSERAGIVVGFNKTKKGEKIICRVASSFISLEQAEQNLKAELGSKSLAQVKEEGKKEWNEVLSKVLVKGGDENQMRTFYSCLYRMVFFPLRMYEITQNGDIVHYSPQNGKVEKGYKFAGTGFWDTFRALYPFLNLMYPSINKQMQEGLINDYKEGGWLPEWSSPGYRGIMIGNNSASVVAEAYIKGLRGYDIETLYEALIHGANNEGPGATGRKGVAYYNQLGYVPNDVDINENVARSLEYAYDDFAIYQLAKALKKPKKEIEKYRKKAFNYKKLFKPENKLMAPKNKDGKFSPNFNPFSWGGAFTEGNSWHYSWSVFQDIEGLKNLMGGNREFVQMLDSIFVMPPTYEASYYGGIIHEIREMQVMGMGQYAHGNQPIQHMIYLYDYAGEPWKTQKWAREVMNRMYNANPDGYCGDEDNGQTSAWYVFSALGMYPVTPAYPEYALGAPLFKEATLSFENGKKLKIEAPNNSAQNRYADKVWVNGKLYDKNYFNHFDLLKGGVIKFDMQAEPNKKRGTSKNAYPFSMSLER
- a CDS encoding exosortase F system-associated membrane protein; the encoded protein is MKFLRWALIVVLIFALMAVRFFQTELFYDPLLAYFKTDYHHVAFPEIDLGKHLFSMLLRYGLNTLISLGIIAFIFNKKAYVQFSALVYVVGALVFFGLYYYSLKTEFSSLGFTAGFYIRRLIIQPVMLLILIPVFLYTNHLGKKNR
- the xrtF gene encoding exosortase family protein XrtF produces the protein MNLKEFKPALWLIAKFFIAYIVLTLLYSQYLQHFSELKQIADPFTAWVAESTAQVMQWLGFNANSEQIAGETFRRFLLNDRYVCIINEGCNAIAIMIIFVSFIIAFSKKLLPSFLYSVGGVILLHFTNITRIAILNYIFAYHAEYSELAHDYLFPAIIYGMVVVLWIIWIVFFVLKNKN
- a CDS encoding GAF domain-containing protein; the protein is MSDLKKRIDTILEANQELDSTLQKICKLLYDEVKHFNWVGFYFKNGDKQELKLGPYEGAPTEHTIIPYGKGICGQVAVSNETFISQDVYAEENYLACSIETKAEIVVPIFKNGENVGQIDIDSHYANSISKEDEELLNYICERVGKML
- the pafA gene encoding alkaline phosphatase PafA is translated as MKKTISSLALSVLCLTNAQVEQPKLVVGIVVDQMRPDYLYRYNSDFSNDGFKRLMREGFNFKNTHYNYMPTYTAPGHSSLYTGTTPAIHGIVGNSWYHRGEKDFVYCTSDNNMQSVGIAPDDKQGRMSPHRLKATTVTDALKLNNNFRGKVIGISVKDRGAILPAGHFADAAYWMDKNCNFISSTFYMKELPQWVKNYNAKKEPEKFIKQGWKLLKDAKEYDESTPDFTPYEAGFPGLDKPVFPYDLKKVAKKTGNYSVLKTTPYGNDMVAHLAKEAIEHENLGKGEFTDFLAVSFSSTDYVGHNFATRSMEIQDTYLRLDLNIADLLNFLDEKVGKGNYLLFLSADHAAAENPNFLLDHKYHVKNLDYKAFFKEMQEHFAPIYGKELITNYSNQNIYLNDELIKNKKWDYDKIVREVCDWANEKPFVARTYSRNDILRGNPTDYNLSLIERGYDPKQNGDIVVLLDPQYMEYGAKGTTHGTTYLYDTHVPNIWYGWKVKPGESFTRYNITDVAPTLSQKLSIPMPNGSQGYIMKEVLP
- a CDS encoding ribonucleotide-diphosphate reductase subunit beta, with the translated sequence MGVFDKRINYKPFEYPEILQFTEAINKSFWVHSEVDFTADIQDFHSQISEQDRNAVKNSLLAIAQIEVAVKTFWGNLYKHMPKPEMNGLGATFAECEFRHSEAYSRLLEVLGYNDEFEKVIEVPVIRKRIEYLNEALKDANSEDHKAYVMSLLMFSILIENVSLFSQFAIILSFTRFRGYMKNVSNIIAWTSVDEQIHANAGIYLINKIKEEQPELLQENEEAQIYDLIKESINIEAQILDWIFEQGEIPNITKENLLNFMKFRVDDSLVKIGMKPLFNVTNEEYKAMEWFEQEVFANSLDDFFAKRPVDYTKHDKSFSANSLF